In the Arachis ipaensis cultivar K30076 chromosome B10, Araip1.1, whole genome shotgun sequence genome, one interval contains:
- the LOC107620541 gene encoding uncharacterized protein LOC107620541 — protein sequence MSGGFPQGENQDYGQSIPRQAPEYKPKISYPQRLQKASKDKQFSKFLEVFKKLQINIPFVEALEQMPLDAKFMKELLRNKRDWKESETVRALCDLGDSINFMPLSLMRNLQIDEVKPNHISFQLADRSIKYPLGVVENLLVKVGPFIFPADFVILDMEEDKNASIILRRPFLAIEIALIDVQKGELTLRVNEVEIVVNVFEAFKHLGDSKGCMRVDLVEPLVQEVFEAEEFDDALDSLSEDNLLEIDDSPP from the exons ATGAGTGGTGGCTTTCCTCAAGGTGAGAATCAAGATTATGGTCAATCTATTCCTAGGCAG gcacctgagtacaagcctaaaatttcatatcctcagagacttcagaaaGCGTCCAAGGACAAGCAATTTTCCAAATTTTTGGAGGTCTTTAAGAAGcttcagatcaacattccttttgtagaggcccttgagcaaatgcctcttgaTGCCAAGTTTATGAAGGAGTTATTGAGAAACAAGAGAGATTGGAAGGAAAGTGAGACAGTG agagctttatgtgatcttggagatAGCATCAACTTCATGCCTCTTTCATTGATGAGAAACCTCCAAATTGATGAGGTAAAACCTAACCACATTTCTTTTCAACTTGCTGACCGTTCTATTAAATACCCCCTTGGTGTTGTTGagaatttacttgtgaaagtagggcCTTTTATCTTTCCTGCTGATTTTGTCATATTAGATATGGAAGAGGACAAAAATGCCTCTATTATTCTTagaagaccctttttagctatagAAATAGCCCTTATTGATGTTCAAAAGGGTGAATTGACTTTGAGGGTCAATGAAGTGGAAATTGTCGTTAATGTATTTGAGGCTTTTAAACACCTTGGTGATTCTAAGGGTTGTATGAGAGTGGATcttgttgaaccacttgttcaagaagtgtTTGAAGCTGAAGAGTTTGATGATGCTTTGGATTCCCTTTCTGAGGACAATTTGCTTgagattgatgattcaccaccttAG